In Vibrio lentus, the genomic stretch GCGTTCACTCAGAACCGCGATGATCAAGAATGCGATAGCGGCCAGTAGCGCTTCAGGTTTAGTGAAGTCACCTAGTGATACCAGTGTTGCTGGGTTTTCGACGACGATACCCGCTGTTTTAAGACCAATTAGGCCTAAGAACAAACCAACACCCGCAGTCATGGAGTAACGCAGACTCACTGGGATACTTTCAATGATCCATTGGCGGACTTTGTAGAAACTCATCCCGACGAACAAGATACCGGAGATAAACACCGCACCCAGTGCGACTTCCCAGCTATAACCCATTTCGCTTACTACCGTGAACGAGAAGAAGGCGTTTAAGCCCATGCCCGGTGCAAGGCCGACAGGCCAGTTGGCAAATAAGCCCATTAACAAACAACCGATCGCGGCACCAATACAGGTAGCGACGAATACCGCTCCTGCATCCATGCCAGAAGCAGCCATTATTTGTGGGTTAACGAAGATAATGTAAGCCATGGTAGCGAAGGTGGTGACACCGCCGACCAACTCATTTTTTACGCTGCTTCCGTGGGCCTTAATTTTAAAGAGTTTCTCTAAAAATCCGTTATTCGCATCTTGGTTGAGTATTTCTGTTTTACTCTCACTCATGTCAGCAAGTCCTTTTATGTTGTGATCCATTTATTGAATACAGCGAGATTTCAATATTAAGTTTTAAGGTTTTTCCTAGCCGCTATTTCTTTAGTTATCTGTTGTTTAGTCATCAACTCTCTAACTATTAACGTTGTTAGTATTTTTATATGAGCGTGCTTAATGAGCGCGCATCATTTTAGATGCACGCACGAATCTGTTTATTATTCGATGGTTGAGCCTAGTTCGAAGTTCTAGGAGACGGGACTAACTGCCCCGATAGGTTGAGAAACTGTAAGGCGAGACGAGAAGAGGAACATGATAATGCGCTTCTGGATCATCTAAGCCGAAACGAATAACCACATCATCTAGGAAAGGCACACCATCCAATTCCACACCTTTGCTTTTGTAGTAATCCGCAACGTAGAACACCAATTGATATTTCCCTGGTCGGAAATCATTCCCTGCCAGAATCGGCGCATCGGTTCGGCCATCGGAGTTCGTGATTATCGTCGCCAACTTTTCTGTTGAGTCTTCATTGACCTTATAAAGCTCTACCTTGATCTCTGCACCCGGTAAGCCGTGAGTCGTGTCTAATACGTGTGTTGTTAGTCTTCCCATAGTCCTTTAATAGCGCTTTTGGCGCTCCTCTGTTCCGTGGTTTATCTGTCTGCTTCGACCTTGCAAAGAATGCAACTGGTCACTTTGTTATCACTAACTATGTACGAACTGTACACAATTAGTAAAGCTAATTGTTGTAAAAATGTTAACCATTGTGTCGTTTTTTCTGACTTTATAGATCTTGATTATCGTTTTTTGGTGAGCTTGTGTTTCATTAAGTTATTGTTTTTAAGTGAAAATGGTGTGTAAATTTAACTTGAATAACAAAATCTTTACATTGAGATAAATAATTGTATACAATAAATGTACAGGGGTAAGGTTGCTTTGTTTATCGAGAATCCATTTGGTGACTCACTTAAAGAGCGGCTAAGCCAACCACTTATGTTAGGAGTACTTGGATGAATAAGGATTATTCAAGAAATTTGATCGGTTACGGAGCTAACCCTCCAAACCCTCAATGGCCAGGTAATGCGCGCGTCGCGGTTTCTTTTGTATTGAACTATGAAGAGGGCGGTGAGCGTTGTTTGTTACATGGAGACGACGAGTCTGAAGCCTTTCTTTCAGAGATCCCGTCAGCACAGCCGATCAAAGGCGAACGTCACATCAGCATGGAATCCATCTATGAATATGGTAGCCGTGTAGGTGTGTGGCGTGTTCTTCGCTTGTTCGATGAATATGAAATCCCACTGACCGTATTTGCTGTCGCAATGGCGATTGAGCGTCACCCAGACGTTGCTAAAGCCATGGTCGAAGCGGGGCACGAAATCTGTAGTCACGGTTACCGCTGGATCGACTATCAATACATTGATGAGTCTGAAGAGCGCGACCACATGACCAAAGCGATTGAGATCATCCAACAAGTGACGGGTCAACGACCACAAGGTTGGTATACCGGTCGTACAGGGCCGAACACTCGTCGTTTAGTCGCAGAAGAAGGTGGCTTCCTTTACGACTCAGATGCCTATGACGATGACCTGCCTTATTGGCACACCGAAACCGGTCATCCACAACTGGTGATCCCTTACACACTTGATGTAAACGATATGCGCTTCTCAACCGCGCAAGGTTTCAACTCGGGTGAGCAGTTCTTCCAATATCTAAAAGACACGTTTGACACCCTTTATATGGAAGGTGAAACCGCACCGAAAATGATGTCGGTTGGGCTGCATTGTCGTCTTATTGGTCGTCCCGGTCGAATTGCTGCATTAAGACGTTTCTTAGATTACGTAAAACAGCATGACAGCGTGTGGCTATGTCGTCGAATCGATATCGCGAACCACTGGCACCAACATCACCCATACAACGAACAACAAAATTAGAACGAACAGCAAGGAGGCTTAACGTGACTGAATTTCGATCTTGCCAACCAACAACCATGAACCGCGATACCTTTGTCGCGCACTTTGCTGATGTTTACGAACACAGCCCATGGGTTGCTGAAGCGGTGTATGACCAAGGTTTGAATGCCGAAGACGACCATATCGAGAATCTTCATCTAAAAATGGCATCAACCTTGTTAAATGCCGATCAAGGCAAACAGTTGGCTTTGATCAACGCTCACCCAGATTTAGCGGGCAGAGCAGCAGTAAATGGCGAACTCACCGAGTCGTCGACCAAAGAACAAGCGGGGGCGGGCATTGACCAATGCAGCGCCGAAGAATTTGAAAAATTCACTTCTTACAACAACAGCTACAAAAGTCGCTTCAATTTCCCTTTTATCATGGCGGTGAAGGGTGCCAATCGTTACCAAATTCTTGAGTCGTTCGAGATGCGATTAGGAAATGATAGTGAAACTGAGTTTGCTACGGCGATTCAAGAGATCAACAAGATCGCGATGTTTCGTCTCTGGGATATGTAAGTTAACGGAGTTAACAGCTATCTCAGCCCAGTCTTAGTGCGCTAAAGGTTTGATTTATCAGAGACTTATTTATCAAAGCCTTATTGAATAAAGCCCGAGCCACTAAGTTCTCATTTTATTATTACTTGATTAATTTCATAGGATTACACGGACATGACCCATAAATTTGAACAGTACATAAACCTTGCAGACGAAAAACTCGGCGCAGAAGCTATCTTCGCAACCGACGATTTTTTCGCAGATAAAAGCCGTCTACTCAGTCACGCAGCGCCAGAGTGGAAAGACGACTTATACGACGATAACGGCAAGTGGATGGACGGCTGGGAAAGCAGACGTAAACGCGGCGAAGGTTACGATTATTGTGTCGTTCGTCTTGGCCTAGCTGGTACCATTGCTGGCGTTGATATTGATACCTCATTCTTCACAGGTAACTTCCCACCTTCGGCATCAATTGACGCGTGTTATTCACCACAAGGTGAGCCAACAGATTCAACAGAGTGGCAAGAAATTCTACCTTCACTGGCACTACAAGGTGATCATCATCATCTTGAAGACATCGAAAGTGACCAAGTATTTACGCACCTACGTTTGAACATCTACCCAGACGGCGGTGTCGCACGCCTACGTGTTTATGGCCGACCAAGCGTGGATTGGGACGCAATAGATTCTCAGCAACAAGTCGATCTAGCAGCGGTTGAGCACGGTGGCCGAGCACTCGCATGTAGCGATGAGCACTACGGCAACAAAGCCAACATCTTAGGCCCAGGCCGCGGTGAAAACATGGGTGATGGCTGGGAAACAGCACGTCGTCGTACACCGGGTAACGACTGGGTAATCGTGGCACTAGGCCACCCAGGTAACATCGAACGTATCGTTGTGGATACGGCACATTTCAAAGGTAACTACCCAGACAGCTGCTCAATTCAAGCGGCTTACGTGAAAGGTGGCACCGACGACCAAGTGGAAACACAAAGCCTATTCTGGCGTGAACTCCTGCCAGCACAAAAGCTGCAAGCGCACGAGATTCACGAATTCATTTCTGAGGTAAACGACCTTGGTGCGATTACCCACGTACGTGCAAACATATTCCCAGATGGTGGTATTAGCCGTTTGCGTCTATTTGGTACGAAAGCGAAATAGGTAAGGAAATGAGTATGAGTAATGGAATACGTCGTTTATCTATCGAACCGTTAACCAAGCAGGCTTTTGCTGAGTTTGGCGATGTTATCGAGTCCGATAATAGTGATTTCTTCATGATCAACAGTGGATCAACACGTCGCTACCACAAGCTAGCGACAACGGATGTGCAAGACCAAGACGGAGAAGCGATCATCAGCATCTTCCAGGCCACACCGTTGAGCTACCCACTGACCATCAAAATGTTAGAGCGTCATCCACTTGGCTCTCAGGCATTCGTTCCATTACTTGGTCAACCCTATTTAATTGTTGTTGCACCAAAAGGCGATAACCCAACGTTAGCCAATAGCCGAGCTTTCTTGAGCAACGGCCGTCAAGGAGTGAACTATCACAAAGGGGTGTGGCATCACCCAGTTCTCGCACTCACCGATCAAGACCAGTTCTTGATTGTCGATAGAGGCGGAGAAGGACACAACTGTGATGAAGTTTATTTCGACAGCGATCGAGTGGCATTGCATTTGGAAGATCTGCCAATGGAAGACAACAAGGAAGAGCAACGCTTAGCTAAAGCGTTGTGATACAGGAGTTTATTATGGATCCGCATATTACAGAGTGGTTGAATTTAGCGATTCGCTGGATTCACATGATTGTTGGTGTTGCGTGGATAGGCGCATCATTTTACTTTGTTTGGTTAGAGAATAACCTTAACCGAGTTAACCCTAAAACGGGCCTTTCAGGCGACCTATGGGCGATTCACGGCGGTGGTATTTATCACCTAGAGAAGTACAAACTCGCGCCACCAGAAATGCCAGAGCACCTGCACTGGTTCAAATGGGAAGCCTACTTCACGTGGATCACCGGTGTGTGTCTACTGGGTGTGGTTTACTACCTAAACGCTGAAATCTACCTGATTGCACCGGGCTCTGGCCTTGATTCAACAACGGCAATCGCGATTGGTATTGGTTCATTCGTTGCTGGTTGGTTTATCTACGATTTACTGTGTGACTCGCCATTAGGCAAAACCCCGGTACTGCTTGGTGTTGTGCTGTTTGTGTTGCTCGTTGCTGCAACCTATGGCCTAACCCAAGTGTTCAGTGGTCGTGGTGCTTATATCCACGTGGGTGCCATCATTGGTACCATCATGGTAGGTAACGTATTCCGCGTTATCATGCCTGCACAGCGTAACTTGGTGAAAGCGATTGAAGAGAAACGCGAACCGGATCCGGCATTGCCAGCGAAAGGTCTACTGCGCTCTCGTCACAACAACTACATGACACTGCCAGTGTTGTTCATCATGATCAGTAACCACTTCCCAAGCACTTACGGCTCGGAATATAACTGGCTGATTCTTGCTGGCTTAGCGATCTTCAGTATCTTGGTTCGTCACTACTTCAACACCCGTCATGGTAGCCAGAAGTTTGCATGGACAGTGCCAGTAGCGGCATTGGGTATGATTACTCTCGCGTTTGTTACCTCACCTTACGCGAAAAAACAAATGACTCCGGTTGTGCAAGCACCAGTGGTTCAAGAAGCGCAAGTGAGCGTGACAGAATCGGCTCCAGAAGAACTTACTGCGAATAGCACAGCTTCGGCAACGACTGATGCTCAACAGGCTCCAGCACACGCAACGCAATCTGCGAGCGCAGGCGTCAGCTTTGAAACCATCAACAAAGTCATTCAAGAGCGCTGTTCTGTGTGTCACTCATCAACTCCTAGCCATGCTGCTTTTGCTGCTGCACCTGGTGGTGTGATGTTTGATACCCCAGAAGAGATTAAAGCCAACGTACCAAGGATTGTTGCTCAAACCGTAACAACCAAGGTGATGCCGCTCGGCAACATGACTCAAATGACTGATGAAGAACGTGCACTTATCGGCACTTGGGTGGAGCAAGGCGCGACGCTTCAATAATGATGTGAATCCTTTACCTAAGAGCATGAGTCTTAGGTGAGGCTTGGGGAGAGTTTGGTTTCGGGCACGCGCCAAACTCATCCCACCCTGTTTCCCCGGTTCCTATAACCGGGGCTTTTTGTTTTAGATATCTGATATATGCTTCGAGAAGCTATAGTTAAGGTAAGAGGATTAGATATTACACCTTGGATTTACGTCCGTTTACCGGTTTTGCCTTTTTACGTCTTGCTGCGAGTTTCTTCCTTAATTTAAGCCCTGGCCGCTCAATTAAGAAATATGAAATGAGCGCAAATATGAATACTAGAACAATATTGATAGGCCAGGTGGCATACCACTCGCGAGTCCAAGAATTTAAGAAGGGTTCTTGCCACAGATACAGCGAGTAACTTAATACACCTAACCACACTGCAAGTTTACTATTTAAAATGGTGAAGCTTAGACCGTGATTAAACTGGCTATAGCGAAGAATCATAAGTGCAGCACAAACATTGACTAACGTTTGACCAAGCACGTAGAACCAAGCGGGGCTGAGCTTATAGAGTGCGCTGGGAACTAAAATCATCGCCACAGGCACGACTATGAACCACCTAGAACCAAAGTAACTGGGGAGTGTGAACCCTGCCTCTTTCATGTAGGCAATAACACAGCCCATTGCTAGTGCGTCTGCAATTGCCTGAAACTCTCGGGTCATCGCAGAGGGTGAGCTGCCAGCTTCAAACCACATCCAATAGCGAATACAGGGGACAAATAAAACCGCTAATAGGAGCAACGACTTAGCGTGTTGTCGTCCCATTGTGGTGAGTAAAAGCGGCCACAGCAGGTAGAATTGCTCTTCGACCGCAAGTGACCAAGTATGGTTGAGCCACCATTCGCGCTCATGGTGATAATTCATCGTGTAGGTGACCGCGTGGAATAGGTCGCCCGGTAGCAAAGAGATGATGCCTGCGTATTCTGCGATAGCGATACAAAGAATGTAGAAATAAAAAGCAGGGAATAAACGGAACATTCGCCGGATGAAGAATTGAGGCAGGTTGATCTTATTGGTTAGCTTGAGTTCACTGAGCAATAGCGTGGTTATTAAGAATCCAGAAATTAC encodes the following:
- the uraH gene encoding hydroxyisourate hydrolase, with amino-acid sequence MGRLTTHVLDTTHGLPGAEIKVELYKVNEDSTEKLATIITNSDGRTDAPILAGNDFRPGKYQLVFYVADYYKSKGVELDGVPFLDDVVIRFGLDDPEAHYHVPLLVSPYSFSTYRGS
- the uraD gene encoding 2-oxo-4-hydroxy-4-carboxy-5-ureidoimidazoline decarboxylase, with translation MTEFRSCQPTTMNRDTFVAHFADVYEHSPWVAEAVYDQGLNAEDDHIENLHLKMASTLLNADQGKQLALINAHPDLAGRAAVNGELTESSTKEQAGAGIDQCSAEEFEKFTSYNNSYKSRFNFPFIMAVKGANRYQILESFEMRLGNDSETEFATAIQEINKIAMFRLWDM
- a CDS encoding urate hydroxylase PuuD, with the protein product MDPHITEWLNLAIRWIHMIVGVAWIGASFYFVWLENNLNRVNPKTGLSGDLWAIHGGGIYHLEKYKLAPPEMPEHLHWFKWEAYFTWITGVCLLGVVYYLNAEIYLIAPGSGLDSTTAIAIGIGSFVAGWFIYDLLCDSPLGKTPVLLGVVLFVLLVAATYGLTQVFSGRGAYIHVGAIIGTIMVGNVFRVIMPAQRNLVKAIEEKREPDPALPAKGLLRSRHNNYMTLPVLFIMISNHFPSTYGSEYNWLILAGLAIFSILVRHYFNTRHGSQKFAWTVPVAALGMITLAFVTSPYAKKQMTPVVQAPVVQEAQVSVTESAPEELTANSTASATTDAQQAPAHATQSASAGVSFETINKVIQERCSVCHSSTPSHAAFAAAPGGVMFDTPEEIKANVPRIVAQTVTTKVMPLGNMTQMTDEERALIGTWVEQGATLQ
- a CDS encoding acyltransferase family protein, whose product is MENRIPSLDGLRAASILLVCLGHLCGTVNFPQIFMPLNSLGNFGVKVFFVISGFLITTLLLSELKLTNKINLPQFFIRRMFRLFPAFYFYILCIAIAEYAGIISLLPGDLFHAVTYTMNYHHEREWWLNHTWSLAVEEQFYLLWPLLLTTMGRQHAKSLLLLAVLFVPCIRYWMWFEAGSSPSAMTREFQAIADALAMGCVIAYMKEAGFTLPSYFGSRWFIVVPVAMILVPSALYKLSPAWFYVLGQTLVNVCAALMILRYSQFNHGLSFTILNSKLAVWLGVLSYSLYLWQEPFLNSWTREWYATWPINIVLVFIFALISYFLIERPGLKLRKKLAARRKKAKPVNGRKSKV
- a CDS encoding ureidoglycolate lyase, which gives rise to MSNGIRRLSIEPLTKQAFAEFGDVIESDNSDFFMINSGSTRRYHKLATTDVQDQDGEAIISIFQATPLSYPLTIKMLERHPLGSQAFVPLLGQPYLIVVAPKGDNPTLANSRAFLSNGRQGVNYHKGVWHHPVLALTDQDQFLIVDRGGEGHNCDEVYFDSDRVALHLEDLPMEDNKEEQRLAKAL
- the alc gene encoding allantoicase, with the translated sequence MTHKFEQYINLADEKLGAEAIFATDDFFADKSRLLSHAAPEWKDDLYDDNGKWMDGWESRRKRGEGYDYCVVRLGLAGTIAGVDIDTSFFTGNFPPSASIDACYSPQGEPTDSTEWQEILPSLALQGDHHHLEDIESDQVFTHLRLNIYPDGGVARLRVYGRPSVDWDAIDSQQQVDLAAVEHGGRALACSDEHYGNKANILGPGRGENMGDGWETARRRTPGNDWVIVALGHPGNIERIVVDTAHFKGNYPDSCSIQAAYVKGGTDDQVETQSLFWRELLPAQKLQAHEIHEFISEVNDLGAITHVRANIFPDGGISRLRLFGTKAK
- the puuE gene encoding allantoinase PuuE, with translation MNKDYSRNLIGYGANPPNPQWPGNARVAVSFVLNYEEGGERCLLHGDDESEAFLSEIPSAQPIKGERHISMESIYEYGSRVGVWRVLRLFDEYEIPLTVFAVAMAIERHPDVAKAMVEAGHEICSHGYRWIDYQYIDESEERDHMTKAIEIIQQVTGQRPQGWYTGRTGPNTRRLVAEEGGFLYDSDAYDDDLPYWHTETGHPQLVIPYTLDVNDMRFSTAQGFNSGEQFFQYLKDTFDTLYMEGETAPKMMSVGLHCRLIGRPGRIAALRRFLDYVKQHDSVWLCRRIDIANHWHQHHPYNEQQN